One Caldanaerobius fijiensis DSM 17918 DNA window includes the following coding sequences:
- a CDS encoding Gfo/Idh/MocA family protein, with product MPKLKVAIVGYGQIGPVHAQAYSNIEDVEIACIVDLDEERAKKAQQDYNIPRRLTSYDEMLKMDDIDIVSVCIPTYLHADLTIKAAKAGKHVFCEKPMAMKLEDADAMIEACDKAGVKLGLGFCRRFDGEWLKLRELVQQNAVGKPMVWRHMTAGEGAPTPWFFDKDLGGGPFMDGAVHNYDFGRYMFGEVKEVKADLHRLRSNTTAFDTGTVILYFESGNKSVLHWSWGLPRGSHGCYMHDIIGPEGAILFNNPAKDPLVVDDEKHGALYISKANREVIAVQYEKTRMYEEELRHFVNCIIQDKKPAVGGEEGFEALKIALAVLKAGETGEVVKIS from the coding sequence ATGCCAAAATTAAAGGTGGCTATTGTGGGTTATGGACAGATAGGACCTGTTCATGCTCAAGCTTACTCAAATATTGAAGATGTAGAGATAGCGTGTATTGTCGATTTAGATGAAGAAAGAGCCAAGAAAGCCCAGCAGGACTACAATATTCCAAGAAGACTTACCAGCTATGATGAGATGTTGAAAATGGATGACATCGACATAGTAAGTGTATGTATACCCACATACCTGCACGCCGACCTTACTATAAAAGCCGCTAAAGCGGGTAAACACGTGTTCTGTGAAAAGCCTATGGCAATGAAGCTGGAAGACGCAGATGCCATGATAGAAGCGTGTGACAAGGCTGGTGTCAAACTGGGCCTCGGTTTTTGCAGGCGTTTTGACGGAGAATGGTTGAAACTGAGGGAACTGGTTCAGCAAAATGCTGTGGGTAAGCCAATGGTGTGGAGGCACATGACTGCTGGCGAAGGTGCGCCGACGCCGTGGTTTTTTGACAAAGACCTTGGTGGAGGTCCTTTTATGGACGGAGCGGTACATAATTATGACTTTGGCAGGTACATGTTTGGTGAAGTAAAAGAGGTAAAGGCAGATTTGCACCGTTTACGCTCCAATACAACCGCTTTTGATACCGGTACAGTTATCCTGTATTTTGAGTCCGGCAATAAAAGCGTCCTGCACTGGTCATGGGGGCTTCCTCGCGGTTCTCACGGGTGTTATATGCACGACATAATAGGTCCTGAAGGTGCGATATTATTTAATAATCCCGCTAAAGATCCATTGGTGGTCGATGACGAAAAACACGGCGCGTTGTATATAAGCAAGGCAAACCGTGAAGTAATTGCAGTTCAGTACGAAAAGACTCGCATGTACGAGGAAGAATTAAGGCACTTTGTAAACTGCATAATACAGGATAAAAAGCCTGCAGTCGGTGGGGAAGAAGGCTTTGAGGCACTTAAGATAGCACTTGCCGTCCTCAAGGCAGGGGAAACGGGAGAAGTAGTTAAAATCTCTTGA
- a CDS encoding ABC transporter substrate-binding protein, translated as MKVKRLVSYFVALLMIISIVLTGCGSKSTSTSNNTKKNAPKSTSSSGPQVNKKKVFRFAGVGWWPKPPLYQGNPFANGGIGAPPVFVMPEGLFKFVRVTDELINQLAESYEQKGNETIVHIRKNVKWNDGQPFTSKDVWAYYMLNNGAFILRYLTGIDTPDDYTVVFKWATPAPEDRLKILLIAQDQQAQIPYHIYGKYVDKAAELLKKGQPTNDPNKKGAFGLYYDKNVSDEIAKNWQDFLKENPKLPIMTGPYMVKTVTASDMVMVKNPYYWDKSKQKFDMITAKQTDASGSLAMLKTGQIDWADFTPAKDILDSILAGNKDLVHYQVPDPADPGFVYNIQKPPFNDVNVRKAIVYTLDREKIKDVGNYFGKVGDVSLTGMPLNMVEKWVPQDIRDKMTKYTYDPAKAEELLKAAGWTKGSDGKWRDKNGKLYNFVIGVASGAPFANAAEVAAEQMSKFGLPTKLMSVDPSLYYTNAQKPKNAYDMSVEFIDVSWGFNHPWWPLSAFYWGFPSQAGNFPTVEDEKSPDYGKLKMVLPGPDGKAVDIDQTIKQMFYMSDEEVRRAAGNIVWITNENAFGVDFYQNVTGFWINAKMIKNIPFEDQIQKYNRNMPLPTSEEDIKTICRYHFGVYGLYAGFYEPR; from the coding sequence ATGAAGGTTAAAAGGTTGGTAAGCTATTTCGTTGCTCTTCTAATGATCATATCAATAGTACTAACCGGTTGTGGGAGTAAAAGCACTTCAACTTCGAATAATACAAAGAAAAATGCTCCTAAGAGCACATCCAGCAGTGGTCCGCAGGTAAATAAAAAGAAGGTATTCAGATTTGCAGGCGTAGGCTGGTGGCCAAAGCCGCCTCTGTATCAGGGTAATCCCTTTGCAAACGGCGGTATAGGTGCACCTCCTGTGTTCGTGATGCCCGAAGGACTTTTTAAGTTTGTGAGGGTCACTGACGAGCTCATTAACCAGCTGGCGGAGTCTTACGAGCAAAAGGGAAATGAAACTATTGTTCATATAAGGAAAAATGTCAAGTGGAATGATGGTCAGCCTTTTACCAGTAAAGATGTATGGGCCTATTATATGCTTAACAACGGTGCCTTTATCTTGAGGTATTTGACGGGTATTGATACGCCTGATGACTATACTGTAGTGTTTAAGTGGGCAACGCCGGCACCGGAAGATAGGTTAAAAATTCTTTTGATTGCTCAGGACCAGCAGGCCCAGATACCATATCACATATACGGCAAGTATGTCGATAAAGCGGCAGAGCTTTTAAAGAAAGGTCAGCCTACCAATGATCCTAACAAAAAAGGCGCTTTTGGATTATATTATGACAAAAATGTTTCTGACGAAATTGCTAAGAACTGGCAGGATTTCTTAAAAGAAAATCCCAAATTGCCAATAATGACAGGGCCTTACATGGTCAAGACGGTTACGGCTTCGGATATGGTGATGGTTAAAAATCCATATTACTGGGACAAGAGCAAGCAAAAATTTGACATGATAACTGCCAAACAGACAGATGCTTCAGGATCGCTGGCGATGTTAAAGACAGGACAGATCGATTGGGCCGACTTTACGCCGGCAAAAGATATTCTGGATAGCATACTCGCTGGCAATAAAGACCTGGTGCACTATCAGGTGCCTGACCCGGCTGATCCCGGCTTTGTCTATAACATACAGAAACCCCCGTTTAATGATGTAAATGTAAGAAAGGCTATTGTCTATACTTTGGATAGAGAAAAGATAAAGGATGTAGGTAATTATTTCGGCAAGGTTGGGGATGTATCGTTAACTGGTATGCCGCTTAACATGGTAGAAAAATGGGTGCCACAGGACATAAGGGATAAGATGACGAAGTACACATATGATCCCGCAAAGGCTGAAGAGCTGTTAAAGGCTGCGGGTTGGACCAAAGGCTCTGACGGCAAGTGGAGGGACAAAAACGGCAAGCTGTATAATTTTGTAATAGGTGTTGCCTCTGGTGCGCCCTTTGCCAATGCGGCGGAGGTAGCGGCCGAGCAGATGAGCAAATTTGGTTTGCCCACAAAATTGATGTCAGTAGATCCCAGCCTCTACTACACAAATGCTCAGAAGCCTAAAAATGCGTATGATATGTCAGTTGAATTTATAGATGTATCATGGGGCTTTAACCATCCATGGTGGCCATTATCAGCATTTTATTGGGGATTCCCATCACAAGCTGGCAACTTCCCGACTGTAGAGGATGAAAAGAGTCCAGACTATGGTAAGTTAAAGATGGTTTTACCAGGGCCAGATGGCAAGGCTGTAGATATAGATCAAACTATAAAGCAGATGTTCTACATGAGCGATGAGGAGGTAAGAAGAGCGGCAGGAAATATTGTATGGATAACCAACGAGAACGCCTTTGGCGTAGATTTTTATCAGAACGTCACGGGCTTCTGGATCAATGCAAAGATGATAAAGAATATACCCTTTGAGGATCAGATCCAGAAGTACAACAGAAATATGCCACTTCCGACCAGTGAAGAAGACATAAAGACCATATGCAGATATCACTTTGGCGTATATGGGCTTTATGCTGGATTCTATGAGCCAAGATAA
- a CDS encoding sugar phosphate isomerase/epimerase family protein, translated as MKKGINAWCFPANFTVKQCIEMAKEAGYDGIELNMSEADLEGADKEPNLTINATEREIQEIYGFCKDTGIPVSSVSTSLLWKYSLTSEDEATRNKGMDIVKRMIDAAVLLNTDAILVVPGVVNEKVSYKDAYMRSLEAFKKLRQKAEENRVYIGIENVWNKFLLSPIEMRNFIDEIGSPYVRAYFDVGNVLAFSYPEYWIEVLSDYIVRVHVKDFDTSIGNIHGFKNLLQGDVNWPRVMASLKKVGYKSYLTAELSPYRVNPELLVYDTSRHLDTILSL; from the coding sequence GTGAAAAAGGGGATTAACGCATGGTGTTTTCCGGCAAATTTTACTGTAAAACAGTGCATAGAAATGGCAAAAGAGGCGGGTTATGACGGTATTGAACTCAATATGTCTGAAGCGGATCTGGAAGGCGCTGACAAAGAGCCAAATTTAACTATAAATGCGACTGAAAGAGAGATACAGGAGATATACGGTTTTTGTAAGGACACAGGTATTCCTGTATCCAGTGTATCCACCTCCCTTCTGTGGAAGTATTCACTTACCAGTGAAGATGAGGCTACCAGGAATAAGGGTATGGACATCGTAAAGCGCATGATCGATGCTGCTGTTTTATTGAATACCGATGCCATTCTGGTGGTGCCAGGTGTGGTAAATGAAAAGGTGTCGTACAAAGACGCCTATATGAGATCATTGGAAGCTTTTAAAAAATTGAGGCAAAAAGCAGAAGAGAATCGCGTATATATAGGAATAGAAAATGTGTGGAATAAGTTTCTTCTAAGTCCTATTGAGATGAGAAATTTTATTGATGAAATAGGTAGCCCTTATGTAAGAGCTTATTTTGATGTAGGTAATGTGCTGGCGTTTTCCTACCCTGAGTACTGGATTGAGGTGCTTTCAGATTACATAGTAAGGGTGCATGTAAAGGACTTTGATACATCTATTGGAAACATCCACGGTTTTAAAAACCTGCTTCAGGGCGATGTAAACTGGCCCAGGGTGATGGCTTCACTGAAAAAAGTGGGATACAAAAGCTACCTGACGGCAGAGCTGTCCCCATATAGGGTAAATCCTGAATTGCTTGTTTATGATACGTCAAGACATCTTGATACAATACTGAGCTTATAA
- a CDS encoding Gfo/Idh/MocA family protein: MGLRFGILSCEHMHAAGYVAALKRLQDVEVLGIAEEDQIRGVEFAQRYGIRYYKDYHDLLKEDIDVVIVCSANAKHAAMTVDAAEAKKHVIVEKPIATSIEDARLMIDKCKENGVKLMVAFPVRYVPAVARAKEIIDSGRIGDIVAINGTNHGSMPGGWFIDKKLSGGGAVMDHTVHVADLMHWMLKSDIKEVYAKIGTLLHDIPVEDCGLLSMEFENGVYATLDTSWSRPESYPTWGDVTMEIIGTKGTINVDAFAQHGFLYSNDMRYSRYVDWGDDMNYLMLRDFVRCIQEDGEPPVTGEDGLFALKVALMAYDSAQKGQPVRW; encoded by the coding sequence ATGGGCTTGAGATTCGGTATATTAAGCTGTGAACACATGCATGCCGCGGGTTATGTGGCTGCTCTTAAAAGGCTACAGGATGTGGAGGTTTTGGGTATTGCTGAAGAGGACCAGATAAGAGGAGTTGAATTTGCCCAGAGATACGGTATAAGGTATTATAAAGATTATCATGATCTTCTTAAGGAAGACATAGATGTGGTTATAGTGTGCTCCGCCAACGCTAAACACGCTGCAATGACGGTGGATGCTGCTGAAGCCAAAAAACATGTGATTGTGGAGAAGCCCATCGCAACTTCAATAGAAGATGCTCGACTTATGATAGATAAGTGCAAAGAAAACGGCGTGAAGCTTATGGTGGCTTTCCCGGTAAGATATGTTCCTGCGGTAGCCCGCGCCAAGGAAATAATTGATAGCGGCAGGATTGGAGATATAGTAGCTATTAACGGTACTAATCACGGTTCTATGCCTGGCGGGTGGTTTATAGATAAGAAATTGTCTGGCGGTGGCGCGGTAATGGATCATACCGTTCATGTGGCTGACCTCATGCACTGGATGTTAAAGTCAGATATCAAAGAGGTCTACGCCAAAATAGGTACCCTTTTACACGATATACCTGTTGAAGATTGCGGCCTTTTGAGCATGGAGTTTGAGAATGGGGTCTATGCTACCCTTGATACGTCCTGGTCCAGACCGGAGTCTTATCCTACGTGGGGCGATGTGACCATGGAGATTATAGGCACAAAAGGCACCATCAATGTTGATGCCTTTGCCCAGCACGGATTTTTGTACAGCAATGACATGAGGTACAGCAGGTACGTTGATTGGGGAGACGACATGAACTACCTCATGTTGAGGGACTTTGTCAGATGTATACAGGAGGATGGCGAGCCCCCTGTAACGGGTGAAGACGGATTATTTGCGCTGAAAGTGGCATTGATGGCATATGATTCGGCCCAAAAAGGCCAACCGGTAAGGTGGTGA
- a CDS encoding Gfo/Idh/MocA family protein — protein MLRVGIIGAGGIAGMHSYCYQNIPEAKVVAVADIVPERAERIAKMFGAAALDHGDKILERDDVDVVDICLPTYLHCEYTLKAAEAKKHVLCEKPMAISMEEGKKMIDATKRAGVKFMIAHVLRYFPEYISAKQIMESGRIGMPRMVRTYRGGSHPARAREWYGIPEKSGGAIQDMAIHDIDFLKWCFGPVKEVYAKGNVFKRTPYLEYDLVTIEFYNGVIAHVVADWSRPEGAPFVTKLEVAGTRGIIEYDSTKAAPLNVMVASSDEKGEKTVAIPESPLDPQSNPYVLEIKEFLRSVEKDEEPPISGIEALESLNIALAALESIRTGKPVKPQEVC, from the coding sequence ATGCTCAGAGTAGGCATCATTGGCGCAGGCGGCATCGCAGGTATGCACTCATATTGCTATCAAAATATACCTGAGGCAAAAGTGGTCGCTGTGGCAGATATTGTTCCAGAGAGGGCAGAGAGGATTGCAAAGATGTTTGGGGCGGCGGCATTAGACCATGGCGATAAGATTTTAGAGCGGGATGATGTGGATGTAGTAGACATATGCCTGCCTACGTATCTTCACTGTGAGTATACCTTAAAGGCTGCAGAGGCAAAAAAGCATGTTTTATGTGAAAAACCTATGGCTATTTCAATGGAAGAGGGCAAAAAGATGATCGACGCTACAAAGCGCGCTGGAGTTAAATTTATGATCGCCCATGTGTTGAGGTATTTTCCAGAGTACATAAGTGCAAAACAGATAATGGAAAGCGGTCGAATCGGGATGCCCAGAATGGTGAGGACCTACAGGGGAGGGTCTCATCCAGCACGAGCCAGGGAGTGGTACGGCATCCCTGAAAAAAGCGGTGGCGCAATTCAGGATATGGCCATACACGACATAGATTTTCTCAAATGGTGTTTTGGTCCTGTAAAAGAGGTATACGCTAAAGGTAATGTATTTAAGCGAACACCGTATCTGGAGTACGATCTTGTGACAATAGAGTTTTATAATGGCGTCATTGCCCATGTGGTGGCAGATTGGTCTAGGCCTGAAGGAGCTCCTTTTGTTACCAAATTGGAGGTCGCGGGAACCAGAGGCATTATAGAGTACGATAGCACCAAGGCAGCGCCCCTCAATGTTATGGTAGCGTCTAGTGATGAAAAAGGTGAAAAAACGGTTGCTATACCTGAAAGTCCATTGGATCCACAGTCTAATCCATACGTGTTGGAAATAAAGGAATTTCTGAGAAGCGTAGAAAAAGATGAGGAACCGCCTATCTCAGGTATTGAGGCGCTGGAATCTTTAAATATCGCTTTGGCTGCGCTGGAATCTATAAGGACGGGTAAGCCTGTAAAGCCACAGGAGGTGTGTTAA
- a CDS encoding AEC family transporter, producing MYIFKIAEILGEIFIIIALGFFTVKKSIVDESHFKMIADLIILITTPALIFYSMYSTYSPDLLKTNYFIPLIGILVPLLTFVVSIFALKAFHVPVDKQSVFYVISIFSNTTFLGIPVNMALFGQKSILTVILYDLGHTTLFWTFGIWLLTNERVSVKNLKNLVNPPMVSLFIAIAIVLIGIKIPVFIVKTAQMVGNITVPLAMMFIGMNMAYINVKEEKVGGSIAAAALVKLIVSPLIAIAMVSIIPLTAEIKRIVILEAALPTMLSSAIVAKQYSKNYRFASMGVLATTTICFVSLPLILYIVSLY from the coding sequence ATGTATATTTTTAAAATAGCAGAAATCCTTGGGGAGATATTTATAATAATTGCGTTAGGTTTTTTTACAGTTAAAAAGAGTATTGTAGATGAAAGCCACTTTAAGATGATAGCGGATCTTATAATACTTATAACCACACCAGCACTGATATTTTATAGCATGTATTCTACCTATTCGCCTGACCTTTTAAAGACCAATTACTTTATACCGCTCATCGGTATACTTGTTCCTCTTTTAACATTTGTGGTAAGTATCTTCGCGTTAAAGGCGTTTCATGTGCCTGTGGATAAACAATCGGTGTTTTATGTTATTTCAATATTTAGCAATACCACGTTTTTAGGAATACCCGTGAATATGGCTCTTTTCGGACAGAAGAGCATATTAACGGTTATATTATATGATCTGGGGCATACTACCCTTTTCTGGACGTTTGGCATATGGCTTTTGACCAACGAAAGGGTAAGTGTAAAAAACCTCAAAAATTTGGTCAATCCGCCTATGGTTTCACTTTTTATTGCCATCGCAATTGTTCTTATCGGCATAAAAATTCCGGTATTTATAGTCAAAACTGCTCAGATGGTGGGAAACATAACTGTACCTCTTGCTATGATGTTTATAGGCATGAATATGGCATATATAAATGTAAAAGAAGAGAAGGTGGGTGGCTCGATAGCGGCTGCTGCTTTGGTCAAATTGATAGTATCACCTCTTATCGCTATAGCGATGGTGAGTATTATTCCTTTGACTGCGGAGATAAAGCGAATAGTGATTTTGGAAGCTGCGCTTCCAACTATGTTGAGTTCTGCTATAGTGGCAAAACAATATAGCAAGAATTATCGCTTTGCTTCTATGGGTGTATTAGCTACGACCACTATATGTTTTGTTTCATTGCCACTGATTTTATATATAGTTTCATTGTATTGA
- a CDS encoding Gfo/Idh/MocA family protein: MTEKIRIGLIGAGNICQNAHIPAYLKQDDVELVAVCDINEKRANEVKEKYGMKYAFTDFNDLVKLSDVDAVSVCTWNNAHAAATIAALNAGKHVLCEKPMAMNPEEAEAMIKAAKANNRILQIGFVNRFRADSKVIKEFAEKGRFGEIYFAKATYERRRGTPTGWFTNKAKSGGGPVIDIGVHVIDLTWYLMGKPKPVTVSAAVYDKIGDYKTKGVGRWHAFDPDDTFDTEDSACAFIRFENGATMQVSVSWALNNKESMNSEIFGTKAGASLSPFVIYDEQENYLIDSTPVVDREDPFYNEIKEFLTCIRENRTPIATGEDGLQIQKILNGIYESARLGKEIVL; encoded by the coding sequence ATGACGGAGAAAATAAGGATAGGACTTATAGGTGCGGGTAATATATGTCAGAATGCCCACATACCTGCATATTTAAAACAAGACGATGTGGAGCTGGTGGCTGTTTGCGATATCAATGAGAAGAGAGCCAATGAGGTAAAAGAAAAATACGGCATGAAGTATGCATTTACTGATTTCAACGATCTGGTCAAGCTGTCTGATGTAGATGCTGTAAGCGTATGTACGTGGAACAACGCTCATGCGGCAGCTACAATTGCGGCTTTAAACGCAGGCAAGCACGTGCTGTGCGAAAAGCCTATGGCTATGAATCCGGAAGAGGCTGAAGCCATGATAAAAGCGGCAAAGGCCAATAACCGCATACTGCAGATCGGTTTTGTCAACAGGTTTAGAGCAGATAGCAAGGTTATAAAAGAGTTTGCAGAAAAGGGTAGATTCGGAGAGATATACTTTGCAAAGGCGACTTACGAAAGAAGAAGGGGAACGCCTACGGGTTGGTTTACCAACAAGGCAAAGTCAGGCGGTGGACCTGTCATAGACATAGGAGTACATGTCATAGATCTGACGTGGTATCTCATGGGCAAGCCAAAGCCTGTAACAGTAAGTGCGGCTGTTTATGATAAGATCGGAGATTACAAGACAAAAGGTGTAGGCAGATGGCACGCCTTTGATCCTGACGATACGTTTGATACCGAAGATTCTGCCTGTGCTTTTATCAGGTTTGAAAACGGAGCTACGATGCAGGTATCGGTCAGCTGGGCATTGAACAATAAGGAAAGCATGAACAGCGAGATATTTGGTACCAAAGCAGGTGCCAGCCTTTCGCCATTTGTCATATACGACGAACAGGAAAATTATCTGATCGATTCGACGCCTGTAGTAGATCGTGAAGATCCCTTCTATAATGAAATAAAAGAGTTTTTGACCTGTATAAGGGAGAACAGGACACCTATAGCCACAGGTGAAGATGGACTACAGATCCAGAAAATATTAAACGGCATATATGAATCAGCAAGATTAGGTAAAGAGATAGTATTGTAG
- a CDS encoding sugar phosphate isomerase/epimerase family protein, giving the protein MKIGLSTYSLSQAIYNNEMDVLDVIQWIADNGGEHVEIAPFGFDLSKNPGLIDAIRKKADDVGIEISNYAIGANFIQKTQEDYENEIKRVMGEVDIAHRLGVKLMRHDVAWRPVSEATVKQLDEDLPKLAEACRRIADYAAQYGITTSVENHGFFIQGSERVQRLIHAVNRPNYKTTLDIGNFLCVDEDPVVAVKKNLPYTSMIHLKDFYYRPFYKNPGEGWFQTANGNFLRGAIVGHGDIDMWNVIKAIKDYGYDGYISIEFEGMEECRKACKIALDNARRIWNEV; this is encoded by the coding sequence GTGAAAATAGGGTTGAGTACATATAGTTTGTCTCAGGCTATTTACAACAATGAGATGGATGTGCTGGATGTCATCCAGTGGATTGCCGACAATGGGGGCGAGCATGTAGAGATCGCACCCTTTGGCTTTGACTTATCTAAAAATCCTGGTTTAATAGACGCTATTCGAAAAAAGGCCGATGATGTGGGTATAGAGATATCTAATTACGCCATAGGGGCTAATTTCATTCAGAAGACACAGGAAGACTATGAGAACGAGATCAAAAGGGTTATGGGGGAAGTGGACATCGCTCACCGCCTTGGTGTCAAATTGATGAGGCATGATGTGGCGTGGAGGCCTGTATCTGAAGCTACGGTAAAACAACTGGATGAGGACTTACCCAAACTGGCCGAAGCTTGCAGGAGGATTGCTGACTACGCTGCCCAATACGGTATAACCACCAGTGTAGAAAACCATGGCTTCTTTATTCAGGGCAGCGAGAGGGTGCAGAGGCTTATACATGCGGTGAATAGGCCTAACTATAAGACCACATTGGACATAGGCAATTTCCTGTGTGTAGATGAAGACCCTGTTGTTGCCGTAAAGAAAAACCTTCCGTATACTTCGATGATTCACTTGAAGGATTTTTACTACAGGCCTTTTTACAAAAATCCTGGAGAAGGATGGTTCCAGACGGCTAACGGCAATTTCTTAAGAGGTGCTATTGTAGGCCATGGAGATATCGATATGTGGAATGTGATAAAGGCCATAAAAGATTACGGATACGATGGATATATTTCTATTGAATTTGAAGGTATGGAAGAATGCCGAAAAGCCTGTAAAATAGCTTTGGATAATGCCAGGAGGATATGGAACGAAGTTTAA
- a CDS encoding ABC transporter substrate-binding protein, with product MKFKKALTLGLAILFIVGVLLSGCSKSNKTSTTGTSTSGGGKKTTQTADTGPKYNKQKILRVLGGWPKPPLYQGNPFASGGIGEAWGWMIEGLYRFIRSTDKIYPWLAEDMPVHEGNKSTVKIRQGVTWTDGQPFTSKDVWAYYTLNNGEFICKFLKSIETPDDYTVVFVWNDPQPSDKVKTYLIAQANQGAIPYHIYGKYVDKAAELLKQAMDKQADTPDKRGAFGIDFTKAQDIRNALDKNWQDFTKENPKFPIGTGPYKVVNVTASDMILEKRPDYWNADKITFEKVIAKQVPDAAGQYAMLKAGQLDRFDGTQARDILESILAANKDLLHYRMFDPASMGFIFNIQKPPFNDVKFRRALIYTFDKKKIREVGNYYGKESIGYSVMGMPESFVDQWVLPEVKDKMTKFSYDPAKAEELLKEIGWSKGSDGIWRDKNGKQYNFVIGANSGWAPNANSAEICAEQLTKFGMPTKLRAVD from the coding sequence ATGAAGTTTAAAAAAGCGTTAACACTGGGATTGGCTATTCTATTTATCGTTGGCGTACTGTTGTCTGGATGCAGTAAGTCCAATAAGACGTCTACTACCGGAACTTCAACCTCAGGTGGAGGGAAAAAGACGACGCAGACCGCTGATACAGGTCCTAAATACAATAAGCAAAAGATACTGAGAGTGCTCGGTGGTTGGCCCAAGCCGCCTCTATACCAGGGCAACCCGTTTGCATCAGGTGGTATAGGCGAAGCATGGGGATGGATGATTGAAGGTCTTTACAGGTTTATAAGGTCCACCGATAAGATCTACCCATGGTTGGCAGAAGACATGCCTGTACATGAAGGAAATAAATCTACTGTAAAGATAAGACAGGGTGTCACTTGGACAGATGGGCAACCGTTTACAAGTAAGGACGTCTGGGCTTACTACACTTTGAATAACGGCGAGTTTATATGCAAATTCTTAAAGAGCATAGAGACGCCGGATGATTATACGGTCGTGTTTGTGTGGAACGACCCACAGCCCAGCGACAAGGTTAAAACCTATTTGATTGCTCAGGCGAATCAGGGTGCTATTCCTTATCACATATACGGCAAATATGTAGATAAGGCAGCAGAGCTCTTAAAACAGGCGATGGATAAACAAGCTGATACTCCTGACAAGAGGGGAGCTTTTGGTATCGACTTTACCAAGGCACAGGATATAAGGAACGCATTAGACAAGAACTGGCAGGACTTTACAAAAGAGAATCCCAAATTCCCAATAGGCACAGGACCATACAAGGTCGTTAACGTTACAGCATCGGATATGATACTTGAGAAGAGACCTGACTACTGGAATGCAGACAAGATAACCTTTGAGAAGGTAATAGCAAAGCAGGTGCCGGATGCAGCAGGTCAGTATGCTATGCTCAAAGCAGGGCAGCTGGACAGGTTCGACGGTACACAGGCCAGGGATATATTAGAGTCAATACTGGCGGCAAACAAGGACCTGTTACACTACAGGATGTTTGACCCAGCATCTATGGGATTTATTTTCAACATCCAGAAGCCACCTTTCAACGATGTGAAGTTCAGAAGGGCTTTGATATACACGTTTGACAAGAAAAAGATAAGGGAAGTAGGTAACTACTACGGAAAAGAGTCTATAGGTTATTCTGTAATGGGCATGCCAGAGTCCTTTGTTGATCAGTGGGTATTGCCCGAGGTCAAAGATAAGATGACCAAGTTCTCATATGATCCGGCCAAAGCAGAAGAGCTTTTGAAGGAGATAGGCTGGAGCAAAGGTTCTGACGGCATATGGAGGGACAAGAACGGCAAGCAGTACAACTTCGTTATAGGTGCTAACAGCGGTTGGGCTCCCAATGCTAACTCGGCAGAGATCTGTGCAGAGCAGCTTACTAAGTTCGGTATGCCGACGAAGTTGAGAGCTGTTGATTGA